One part of the Dermacentor andersoni chromosome 2, qqDerAnde1_hic_scaffold, whole genome shotgun sequence genome encodes these proteins:
- the LOC129387341 gene encoding piggyBac transposable element-derived protein 2-like — protein MAPRGPHNSILSIENMDSTCSRPRREPSYSLSSSDLCWCIDFEERFFICRQRLTDKEIQAILFEYPSGSEDENLEGSDCDEEYTPQERTVQSVSESSSDSEEEVQVTSTKKKKQTKIWHWVKKDININRGEEESVLKPTDGLERVKSPLSMFLNLVDSDLIEFLTFETNRFRTQENRTRILPVSVLEMRTFIGIVLYISVVDLPFRRRYWSANTRQADIADCMTRNRFDEIMSLFHAGNNDEAREKGEEGYDCLHKVRHVLTSLNNTLADIL, from the exons ATGGCTCCACGGGGACCGCACAACAGCATTTTGAGCATCGAAAACATGGACTCCACGTGCAGCCGGCCAAGGCG TGAACCTTCATACTCGTTGTCAAGCAGCGACTTGTGTTGGTGTATTGATTTTGAAGAACGTTTTTTTATATGCAGGCAGCGCTTGACTGACAAAGAAATTCAAGCAATTCTTTTCGAATACCCTAGTGGAAGTGAGGACGAAAACTTGGAGGGGTCGGATTGCGATGAAGAATACACGCCGCAGGAGAGAACAGTGCAGAGTGTCAGCGAAAGCTCTTCAGACAGTGAAGAAGAAGTGCAGGTCACATCAACcaaaaagaagaagcaaacaaaaatttgGCACTGGGTGAAAAAGGACATCAATATCAATCGGGGAGAGGAAGAAAGTGTTTTGAAGCCTACGGACGGTTTAGAAAGAGTGAAGAGCCCCTTGAGCATGTTCCTCAATCTCGTTGACTCTGACCTCATTGAGTTCCTCACTTTCGAAACGAACAGATTCAGGACCCAAGAAAATCGCACGCGAATCCTTCCGGTGTCAGTCCTCGAGATGCGCACGTTTATTGGCATTGTCCTTTACATATCTGTTGTTGACCTTCCTTTTAGAAGGAGGTACTGGTCAGCGAACACTCGTCAAGCGGATATCGCCGACTGCATGACAAGAAACAGGTTCGACGAAATCATGTCCCTATTTCATGCAGGGAACAATGATGAAGCGCGGGAAAAAGGAGAAGAAGGCTATGACTGTCTCCATAAGGTGCGACATGTGCTTACGAGCCTAAATAACACATT GGCAGACATTCTCTGA
- the LOC126540118 gene encoding piggyBac transposable element-derived protein 3-like: MYGDNLIEDPPNTPEDVGESGKVVLRLTHDCPPGTEVFFDNFFASIELLNEMKMRGLGAAATIRKTRCGNCPLKTEKELKKAERGSLDFRSEKSTGIVICAWNDNRTVTAALNIHSIEPFDTCRRYDRKTKTYVDVQRPNIIRVYNQSMGGVDKADMLLSFYRNDMKTKKWYKRICFHLIDLAVVNAFLLYREAKSADMQVVDFKFRVALGLMRSLEGMPGLNRDGDDPVPATVVSPTSSLKASGSAAGVVSKRAHHVEHSVRHDNVGHWPVKVAQKNARMCKLSSCTKRTRFFCKKCSVYLCVDAQKINCFEKFHAS, from the coding sequence ATGTATGGTGACAACCTAATCGAAGACCCCCCGAACACCCCGGAAGACGTAGGCGAAAGTGGGAAGGTCGTTTTGCGACTCACTCATGATTGCCCTCCGGGAACAGAAGTATTTTTCGACAACTTCTTCGCTTCCATCGAGCttttaaatgaaatgaaaatgagagGACTTGGAGCGGCTGCCACCATCAGAAAAACAAGATGTGGGAACTGCCCTCTGAAAACtgaaaaagaattgaaaaaagCAGAGAGAGGATCACTCGACTTCCGCTCAGAAAAGAGCACAGGAATTGTCATCTGTGCCTGGAATGACAACCGCACAGTGACAGCTGCATTAAACATCCACAGCATTGAACCTtttgatacatgcaggcgctacGACAGAAAGACCAAGACTTATGTGGATGTGCAGAGGCCGAACATCATTAGGGTGTACAACCAGAGCATGGGTGGAGTAGACAAAGCAGATATGCTTCTGTCATTTTACAGAAATGACATGAAAACAAAGAAGTGGTACAAAAGGATATGCTTTCACCTTATCGATCTTGCGGTTGTGAACGCTTTTCTGCTTTACCGCGAAGCGAAATCGGCAGATATGCAGGTGGTTGACTTCAAGTTCCGGGTGGCACTTGGATTGATGCGCTCACTCGAGGGCATGCCCGGATTGAACCGGGATGGTGATGATCCTGTGCCTGCGACTGTTGTGTCACCAACTAGTTCATTGAAGGCATCAGGCTCAGCAGCTGGAGTTGTTTCAAAGAGAGCCCATCATGTTGAACATTCTGTGCGGCACGACAATGTTGGCCATTGGCCAGTGAAAGTGGCGCAAAAAAACGCCCGCATGTGCAAGTTAAGCTCATGCACCAAGCGCACAAGGTTCTTTTGCAAAAAGTGTTCTGTGTATTTGTGCGTTGATGCACAAAAAATCAACTGCTTTGAGAAATTTCATGCATCCTAA